Sequence from the Fusarium oxysporum Fo47 chromosome VI, complete sequence genome:
ACTCTCGGCACACGGTTCAGGGGATCAAAGACTGGCCTCAACTTTTTAGTAATGCTCTCCAGTAAGTATCAACTCTGTTAGAGCCAGATCCTTGGATTGTACTTACACGAAGTCAGGCATATCAAGCCTGGAGGCTGGATGGAGCTCCAAGAAATTCATCATTACCCCCACCACGCAAGAACAGGAGACGCTGTCCCGCCACGCGAGCACCCAGTCGCACAGTATTGGACATATATTAATGAGGGGTTAGCACAGCTTGGAGTCGACTTTCCCGCAGCAGCAGGAGGTAAACTGGCTACGAAAATGCAGGCAGCTGGCTTCGTGAACGTCACGGAACGGGTATTCCATGTGCCTCTTGGGACTTGGCCCAAAAATCAAGTGCTTAAGACTGTCGGACTGTACTGGCGCACTATACTGACGGATGGCTTACAAGCAATCGCATTGGGTCCCATGTCAAGGGGCATGGGCTGGAGCCGCGAGCAGATTGAGGTGTTTCTTGTCGATGTGCGAAGGGCGTATAGCGACCATACGGCCCTTTTGTATATGCCTATGCACATTGTCTATGGGCAAAAGCCATACTAAATCGTCGAACGGAATCAGAGCACACAAACGAATCAAAGTCGCTTCGCGTTCAAAGAATTTACAAGGACGTACCAAGCCGACAGCCCTATTCTGATGCTGCCACGGGTCGCATGGTATCGTGTGGCCGCTAGAGATGCGAGATGGAATGGAGGCGGACGCTATGCTATCTACCCGATAGAACCGGTCATGGTCTTGGCTGTCTATGGGCAAGTCTCACTGGGAAAAGAGAGCTAGCGCTGGGTATTTGGCCTCGACATCTGATTAATCAACCTTTGCCATCATACAGGGACATCAACTTGCACAACAACTGAGGCCGAAAAGACTGATCATCCACAGCAAATGCAGCCCGTTGGACAGATACTCCGGACACAGAAGTTCAGTGAACAACTAGAGAATGCACGTGACTTCTTTATTTTCGTCCGGGGCTCTACATGAACCATGTCGGCCGTCGGTTTCCTCAGCTGCTGTTGGCGCACGGAATACTTTTACACAAGACAGGCGAATTTCCCCACGGTGCATAGGAGCAGGCGTTTTCGTCCCAGACGTGCGATTATTAGCGAACAAAACTGCACGACCAAAAAGCTTCGCGAAAGACGCTTGGTGTTTTCGACGGAGGATGACGGCTCGTAGTAGATTTACTTATGCAGCCAAGCTTCGTGCCACCGGCACCAATACTTCTTAGCTTCCGGGCTAGCTTGTGGAGAACTAGGAACATATTTTTAATCTAACCAAACCTGTGTAATCGTAACTACGCACCCCAGCAGCTGATGTACTGTAGAGCTCTCAGGTCATGTCTCGACTCGACCTTCAGGGATTAAAATCACAGCTTGCAGCACACACACACCAATCATGACGACTTTGGAATCAGCGCGGAATTCAGGCTTTACGCACTCTTGCCACATGTTCCACTGGCGCTTTGAGGAATGATGGTGGTGCGGGTGGGTAGACTTGCTCATGCCGCCTATGTCTTGAGCAGAACAGCTCACGGATCCTCGCTACCTTGTTTGTACCCGCATTGGTCATGATGGTAGTCTAAGGTCTAGAGTCAATTTGGGACCATGATGGACAACAATGATGTATAAAACCGCGCATCCCCACGTCGCTTTGCAACAAGGACTAGGGAGCACGACCATTTCACTTGTTCAACATGGCTGAATCACACATTTCGTCATATTCGCAAAGCCCGCAAAGCCTGGACACATCTCTCATGGTGCAGCTAGCTAGGAAGATTACTGAAGAGACGGAAAAACTCGATGGGTATTTCAAGGCTAATGGTCTTCAGGACTTGGGTTTCGATGTCAATGCCCCTGGAGATCTCCCCAAGTTGCCGGATGATATACAGAGAAGTCGCATGGAGATCTCCTCTGCAACCAAACAgctcgagcttcttgttcgGGGACCCAGAGAAACTGTCAGATGGGGTATATGGAGTGTAAGCCTGCCGCCTGTGCATTGGCCTCAGTACTAACACAAAAAGTATCTTGACACCTTGAGCCTCCAAATACTGAACAGCTATGGAATTCGTGAGCCCGCCAATTCTGATTTTGTCTTCATATCTAATCCTGCATAGCCAATCTCGTACCTCTGGAGGGAACTATTGCTTTGGCGGAACTCCAAAGCAAGGCTGGACTGGACCGCATAAACCTGGCTCGCGCTCTTCGTCATGCTATGACAAATAAGATTTTCCAAGAGCCGGCATCAGGGTTCATAGCACACACTGCCGCGTCAAAGATGCTTGCTCAGGACGCCAGTCTCCAAGCCTGGGTAGGGTTGAATGGAGAGGATTTCCTACCAGCTGGGGCTCATACCTTGGAAGCTCTTCGTGCCGACCCAGAAGCGACCTCACTCACACGGACCGGCTTCAACCATGCATGGAGGACGGTGGATAAAGAACCAATGTTTGCAACATTCGGCAAAGACCCTCCCAGAGGAAAGCGATTTGCAGCGGCTATGGCAAGCTTGACAGGCGGCGAAGGCTATGAGGTTCGCTACCTCGTCGATAACTACGACTTTTCCGAAATCAATAACAACAAAGGCACATTGGTGGACGTCGGTGGCAGTCATGGCTTCGTGTGCGTCGATCTTGCCAAGAAATGGGATAAAATGAAATTTGTGGTACAAGATTTAGCAAAGACAATCAGCAGCGCCCCAGAGCCGATATGCGCAGATGAAGAGGTAGCTCAACGCATATCTCTCCAGGTCCATGACTTCTTTACCGAGCAGCCAGTCAAGGATGCCGATGGTGAGATTGACAGAATTTACTCCTTGAGTTCCCCCTTGCTGACGCAACCAAGTGTACTACTTCCGCTGGATACTTCATAACTACTCAACCCCATATGCCGTCAAGATCCTCAAAAACTTAGTCCCAGCTCTCAAACCGGGTGCGCgtgtcatcatcaacgaccaTTGTCTCCGTGAGCCGGGGGTTGAAAACCACTGGGATGAAAAAGTCATGCGGAGTATGGatctgttgatgttgacctTGTTGAATGCACAAGAGCGGACAGAAAAGGAGTTTGAAGAACTCTTTAGGGCTGCCGATGAGCGCTTCGTCTTCAAGGTAAGTCACCGAATCGCTTCGCCTCTGACTGTTGTGTATACTGATATGTCTTTTACAGGGTGTAAGCAGGCCTGAGGGATGTAGGATGAGCATTATCGAGGCAGTTTGGCAGCCTTGAATGGCAATGACGTGTTTGAGCAGCAACGATTTTCGACGAAGGAGATGGTGATAAAGACATTAGTGCACAGGAATGATATAGGCCAAGGGATGTAAAGAGGGACTGCCTGGATCCCCGAATGTTTGGTACTGAATGATAGACTCGGGAATCCGCGAATAGTTGGATTACCAACTTTGGAGTAGCTTTCATGTAGTCAAATAATAGCCAGTTCTTATACAAAGGCGTAATTGGTTTAGTGGTAAAATTCTCCGTTGCCATTCGAGCAGCGTCGGGGAGCCCTGGGTTCGATTCCCAGATTACGCActgctttttcttttctttttgaagCCCCTTGTCATACCTTTATTTGAATTATCTTTTGGTTCTTTTCGCCATGTCTGTTTTGCTTGGATTAATCTGCTTgtggtggtgctgatgagTCAATCACTTCTTCGGTCAGCGGTCAGGGGTTGCACTTGCCTCGACGCAGAGTGAAAAGACGCCGTTATGATCTTCTCTCAGCATGCTAAAAACAACTAATTAAAAGCTCTTCTAAGGTAAAGTCGGATAAGGTTACCTAAATGTATCTTAAAGTCACCCAAACTGTTGCTTATAATTGCAGTCTTCGCCTTCTGACCTTCTAGCCCTACAACGATAACAGCATAAGGCCACGACTAATTAAACAAAGAATTGCCCAGAACTTTGTGTGTTATGCAACTATAATACAAACTGTAAAGGACTCACTGCATATTATGTCTAAGCCCTCAAAAACCAGTTCCCCGTCTGTTGCTTCCCATTCTCAAATCACGCAAAGGAAATCTAGAGCTTTCTTCAGCATATATAAACTCAAAATCCCCACTGCCTCTGTTACCAATCCTACAACATTGCTCATTTATCCTCGTCTCCGAACCCACCTCGTCTAGCAATCTCTCTGGCTAGCTCGGCCACTGTTCTTTCACTCAAGACTTCAAAGACCGAGACCTCGACACCGCAGTTGGTGACGACCCAGTTTCGGACACCAACGGCAACCAGTGAGTCAACGCCGTAGACATTGGGAGGCTTCCCAGTGTCAATTTCCTCAGGAAGCATGTTCATCGCCTTGGCAAGCATGATAGAAAGACCAGTGGTGACTATCTCCGCAGCTACATCTGTGCTGGAGCAGCATGAAAGAAGGGACTTCAAATCAAAGTCATTTGAAGCATCAACCACTTTCAAGTCGGGGTTTGAGGTGTCAACCAGGTTGAGGTAGCTATAGAGAGCAGTACGAGACCAGTATGGGTCAGCTGGTTGATTCTGTCTAACAAGACCACCAGAGCCAATGCCCATAATAACGCGACCAGGCATGGGAGTTCCGGGTGAAATCTCAGCAGTGATCGCGTGCGTGATCATGGTAAGAAAATCTTCGTGACGGATACCATAGAACCCACTGGCTCGAAGAATATCAAgaatctcctcatcatctgcaAGCATTCCTGCACCGAGAACAGGCCCGAGATCGATGGACGCGGCGTGCTTTCCCTCGAGGCGGAGGTTGAGGGCGAGGGCATCTTCAAAACAGTTACCTGCAGCGTAGTTGGCTTGGCCACGGCTACCAATAACTCCCGCAGAGCTGgcaaggaagatgaagaaggggTCCTCTGAGTTTGCCGATATCGCTCGAACTAGATTATCTGAACCGACAGTTTTTGGTCTGATTGCCTCGGTCCAGTCAGAGTATGTCATGTTTGAGAAAATTGAATCTTTGATAGTCGCGGCACACTGAAAGACCCCCTTAATCGGTGGCATTTCTTGACATATCTCTTCCTTGATTACCTTTGTGAGAGCTTCGGCATCGCAGAGATCAGCCTTGTATACCCGAGCGTCAATACCTTTATCGCAGAGGTCTTTAAAAAAGCGCTGAGATGCTTCGGAAGAGGTACCGGTCCGTGATAGAAAGGCAATGTGCCGAGCACCATTTTTGATCAATAATTCGCAGATACTACGACCAAGGCCGCCCAAACCGCCTGCAAGGAGGTAGGTATCAGTACCCGACAAGGCTTGATGCAACGGCTTGATAGTCTTCTTGATAGCCATATCAACCTGAGGCGTGGCATCAGGGCCTCCGGTGATAGAAACGAGCCCAAAAAAGGGATTCTTCTCGATGAGTCCAAACGCTTCCTTGATCCTGTTGAtgtcgatgttgatgattggCTCAGGAAGTGGTAGGTCATTCCCCAAATCATCAGAGCTACTCTCAACCAGTCTACTGAGCTCATTAACCAGCTCCGCCACGTAGTCTGCATCATACTTCAACATATTTTGCAAGTCAAAGTTGACGAGCGAAACATCAGAAGACAAAACGTGAACAGGTGGAGGACTTGGCAATCTGCAGGAAAATTGTACGACAATACCTCCTGTAAGAAGTCAGTGAATATGCAGTTATAGGAGAAAAGCTGAACATACCTCGGCGAACGCACTTGAAATTGTCTTCGATATGTCTCTGTGTAGCGTTGTAGACGAGATCAACCCCGTGTCCCGAACGATTACAGACAACTGTAGTAAAGAGATCCGAGTCGGCGTGGACAATGTTTGCCTTCTTTACGCCGGACTCTTCTAGAAATGCTCGTTGTTTGTCCGAATTTGGTCCCATAACGGTCACAAACACCTCGGCAGAGAGTGCAAAGGCTACTATAATAGCAGCCATCCCGACTCCGCTTGCTCCAGCATGAATAAGAACTGACTTTCCTGGACCAAGTCTTCCAACCTTATCAAAACAATGAAAAGCTCTAACGAAATGACTAAAGGAAAGACGAGATGACCACTTTGACACAAAGCGACTGTCTATGTTGACATTACTTTGAACGGAGCCACTAGTCACAAGACCGCTCACAAGATCACCCGTCATGAATCCAGAAACGTTGCGGCCAATTCGGCCGATGCGGCCACGTATTTCAGACCCAACCTCAGATTCCAAGGTTTTGCCCATGGCAGTCTCCAAGTCGATGAAGTCGAGAGGTGCGCTTTCGAATATAACTTCAACTTCCCCAGGCTGAGGAGCATATCTAGTTCCAGCAGTAAATACCAAGCTATCATCTGTGAGGCCGGGTTGCGAGACATGAAGCTTCAGATGACGTGGGTAGCTGTGGAATGATACCTTGGTGATCTCGCTAGAAATgccattctcaacaacatcattcaGCGGCCCAATAGGGACGAGGCGGGGGACGCAAATCACGCCGTTTCTCTCAGCATACTCCAGTTCACGTGGACCAGAGCCTTGGTCTGATACGAATGCTTGAAGGAAGATCTTGTTGACATTTTGAACAACCGATGAGGAATTCAGAGGTGTGCTCATACTCAAGTCAAATGTCACAAATGTTTTCAGGGGCTCTTCTGACATGAGTGTGCGCGCAAGAGCGATGACGGGAGCTCCTTTCGGATTCATCGGGTCCATGTGGGCACTGCGGGAGATCCAGAGAATTCCCTTCACCACCTGATGAACACTATGGAAAGCGTTGAACTCTGTCTCAGTCCAGTTGTAGATGGATGCACCTGCATTGGATCCTGCTGAGAAGtcgagaagagagatgaCGATCTTGTTCTTCAGTCTTGAAGGATCGCTCAAGACTTCGTTGAGTTGCATGGCGCGCATTTGCACGCTAGATTGGCGCTCCATGATGAGCTTTCCCGCAAGCCATTGCGTCTCTGAAGGAGGATTGTCGGGCAGCAGGATGGCAACATCGGGGACAGATAGCCAATCTTCAGCTAGGTTCTTGCGATTCACCCGAAGTTTGATCTCCACTTTCTTACCATCAACTTCGTTGTAATCATGCGAGATGGTCTCATCGAGGTCGGGGTTTCCATCCGGGCAGTTTTCCATGATATAGCCGGGGCGTTTCAAGTGAGAACTGAGCTTGGCGATGTCGATTTCACTTCGAGAACAAACAAGAATCAGGTCGTAGTCAGGGAGAGGCTCTGAACCATCTACAGGTCTTTTCTCGATGAAAGGCTCGGCAGCAGTTCCTGCAAAAACGGACGCAATATCAAAAATTCTGTCGTCAGGGCTAGCCTCAGCTAAAGTGTAACGAGAAAGCCAAGGTCTTTGGCCCTCGGGGCTGGTCAAAGCACTGACAATCTTCTGTGTGGTGTCAGATGTACCGCCAACTTGGAGAATAGAAAGTCCTGGCAGCTTATGTGCGAGCCTTTTGACAAAATCCTCGACATTTTCTGTCCTTGAGCAAGTGATGTCTTCCATCCACGAGACCTGAGTGCATAGAGTGCGATTATTTGGAAGAAACCCGTCCCCTTCTCGGGATGATCCAGAGATGCCAGTGAAACGGAGACCACGGATTATAACTGATGGTTGTTCCCAGCCAGACTGGGCCATGGAGATATCTGCGCTTGCGTCGCGAACACCAACTCGAGTGGCGGTAGAGTAACCATCAAAttccttgttgatgtcaCTGGAAACCTTTGCCGAAACAAAAATGCTCTCAATGAAAGATGGGACCATAGGTTCACTCTCGATAGCGAAGGGTGTTTGAAACATGGAATCTAGAGTTGCAGGATGAATTAGATGATCATACTCGAACTTTGCAGGCATCTTGGAGCGCGTGTCAGGAATGCGTATCTTGGTGACGCACGCGCCCTTGCTCTTGCGTATGTGGATGATATTCTGAAAAAGAGAACCATAATTCATACCCACaatgtcaagaagctcataGAGTTGTCGAGGTACAACTGGTTCCAGGCAGGACCCTTTGAGCAACTCGTACTCTTCGCGATGTTTCTGAAAGGCAATCTTCCATTGCCCACGCATATATCGCACCTCGATACGGCCAGTAGCGTTCTGTTCCCAAGAAGAGTTCAATTGCTTCGAATAGATGCAAAAGTCAAAAGCAGCACCTTGCAAACTGTGAACAGACGTGCAAGATACACTCTTGAAGTTCATGGCCATTTCCAGTCCATGTGCTGTGGTTGGTACGATCATAGCTCTTTCGATACGCATGTTGATGATTTCATATCCAAGGACGTTCTCTTGGCCCTTGGTGGCCTGGTAGGCGCCTTGGAGGGCCATGGCGATCATACCAGCAGCAGGGTAGATGATCGTCTTTTGTATCTGATGGTCTTGGATCCAGGGGTTCTCGGCAATGCGGAGAAAACCCCGCCAACGAGGTTGGAAGGAGATAGCATCACCTGTGGGAGCACCGATCAGATCTTGACGAGGAAACTCTCTGAATCGTGTTGCTTCACCAAGATGAGACTCGTGCCAATAAGATCTAGTGTGATTCCACGGGTAAGGTGGAAGATCAGCTAGAGGTTTAAGGGGTATCTGATAGGACCCTCGAGTGACAACCTTTTCCAAGCTGAATTTACATCCACATTCCCAGAGCTCGGCCATAGTACCTAGGAGCGACATTGCGCCATGGACCTTTCGGTCAAGGATAGTGCTATATCTGGGCGGAGTCGGAAAGCCAAAGAATGTTATTATATCGAGAACTGGCGAGCGCAGAGTTGAACTAGGGCTTAGCTCAACAATGATATCTGGGGACTTGTCGGACGGAAGCTGCAGCATAGTGCTTATAGCTGACATGAACACGACAGGGGACACCAAGTTCAAAGTCCAGTACTTGTTGTTAAGCTCGTGCCCGTCAATTTCCTCTCCAGTGACGGAAGAGAACATTGTAACCGATTTCCGGTGCTGACGCGGATTAATCAATCTCAAAGCAGACTTGTACTCTTTCTCAATCTTAAGCATGTCCGAGGAATGATAGGCAACCTTGACGGGAAGAATGCGACAGAAGATACCTTTCGCAGAAAGTTCCCTGAAGGCACCCTCGATATTTTCCTTCCTGCCAGATAATGTCAGGGACCGAGGACCATTCACACAAGCAACTTCGCAAGGGTACGTCTTGTCATCATAACTttcgtcaagatcaagaacggAAAGGCCAACCACCATCATGGAGCCCTGTGTGCGAGTGTGTTCAATGGCAAGGGACGAAGCAACGAGTCCGCGATAATAAGCAACCTCCCAagcttcttccttggtgaGAGCACCCGATGCGTACGCTGCTGCGATTTCCCCAGAGGAGTGCCCAATGACATAATTAGGAGCGACATGAAATGAATCCAAGAGGTCAACGAGAGCCATCTGAATAGCTGTAGTCGCGGGTTGCGAGATTCTTGAGTCAGATATTCGAGTCTCGGCCTCGTCTTTGAGAATTTCCTCGAGGAGGTCGAATTCACTGGCGAGTTTGTTCTTCATGTATCGAGAACCGGCTTCCAATGCATCGTGGAACGCTTCGAAGGGGAGAAGATCTTTACCCATTTGCGCAAATTGAGCGCCCTGGCCACAAGAAAGAAAGCATATATTGGGCTGCTTGTTCTTTGATGTTCTTTTGACTAAGGATTCGTCAATGTTCTGAAGTTTGACGATCAGGTCCTCTCGAGACTTCGCGACCACGGCATGCTTCCATTCAAGGTTGGATCGGCGAGAGCCAAGTGTGTAGGCATAATTGTGCAAAAAGGCTGTGTCGTCTTCCCCCCGTGACTCCAAGTAAGGGATGTGTGATTCCATAATGCGCCGCACACCCAATTTGTCGTGGGACGAGAAGACAAAAAGCTGAGGCTCGAACGATGCCTTGGTATTGGATGTTCTGCGGGAAGAGGTGATCGCCTCAAAAGAGTTGTGGTTCCCCCTAAGTCCACGCGCTGACAGATAACGAGGCGCCTCGTCCATGATAACATGGGCGTTTGTGCCTCCGAAACCGAAGCAGTTGACACTGACACGGCGTAAGCCACAGACAGGCCAGTCGAGTAGTTCGGTTGGTACCTACGACTGTCAGCGATAGTTGAGTGCAGTAAGATGCTCCTACAAACCTTGACCTTCCACTCTTTGAAGTCAATGTCAGGATTGGGCTTCTCGAAATTGATATTGGGTGGGATTTTGGCATGTTCTAGAGTCAGAACGCCCTTGATGAGGCCTGCTACACCGGCGGCGCCTTCGAGATGGCCAATGTTGGGCTTGATCGAGCCGACGACAATGGGATTATCGATGTCGCGAACAGTGCAAAGTGACTCTGAAATAGCTTTTAGTTCGCGCCAATCTCCAGCTTTAGTTCCCGTGCCGTGGCACTCAACATAACCTGTTTGACTGAAGTCAAGGCCGGCAGACTCGTAAACAGAGTTAATGTTGGCGACTTGGGCCTCCTTGCTGGGAAGGGTAATGCCTTTGACTATTAGTATTGCTGCTATGAAGCAAATAGTAACCACCCTACCTGTCGTATGACCGTCCTGGTTGACTTTTGTTGCTCGAATAACTGCACGAATTGTATCGTTATCGCGAATGGCATCTGATAAACGCTTCATGACAACAACACCGATACCCTCGCCTCTACCATAACCATTGGCTCGAGAGTCGAAAGTGAAGCATTTACCATCAGGGCTTAGGAAATTTAGAGCTGTCATAGGCATCATAGTATTGGGCGTAAGAATCATACCAGCCCCAGCGGCAATCGCCTACAAACTCGTCAGCATCCACGCACGAATTGAAAATGGTGGATATTACACCTACAAGTGACGTCTCTTTTGCCCGAAGGCTCTGTGAGGCAAGGTGAACTGACACAAGACTGCCACTGCAGCCTGTATCAATAGTCATGCTGGGGCCgtgaaggttgaagaagtgCGAGATTCGATTTGCCATAATGGCAATGCCGTTTCCAGTAGCAGCGTACTGAGGCTGCCAATCCGGATCTCGGAGGCAGA
This genomic interval carries:
- a CDS encoding S-adenosyl-L-methionine-dependent methyltransferase — protein: MAESHISSYSQSPQSLDTSLMVQLARKITEETEKLDGYFKANGLQDLGFDVNAPGDLPKLPDDIQRSRMEISSATKQLELLVRGPRETVRWGIWSYLDTLSLQILNSYGIPNLVPLEGTIALAELQSKAGLDRINLARALRHAMTNKIFQEPASGFIAHTAASKMLAQDASLQAWVGLNGEDFLPAGAHTLEALRADPEATSLTRTGFNHAWRTVDKEPMFATFGKDPPRGKRFAAAMASLTGGEGYEVRYLVDNYDFSEINNNKGTLVDVGGSHGFVCVDLAKKWDKMKFVVQDLAKTISSAPEPICADEEVAQRISLQVHDFFTEQPVKDADVYYFRWILHNYSTPYAVKILKNLVPALKPGARVIINDHCLREPGVENHWDEKVMRSMDLLMLTLLNAQERTEKEFEELFRAADERFVFKGVSRPEGCRMSIIEAVWQP